From Antennarius striatus isolate MH-2024 chromosome 14, ASM4005453v1, whole genome shotgun sequence, the proteins below share one genomic window:
- the LOC137607314 gene encoding glycogen synthase kinase-3 beta-like, whose protein sequence is MSGSGRPRPSSFAEPPGVPGTAAACAGSAAAVGSSTGKSGVSQASGSSSSGCSNLKLSRDSGKVTTVVATPGQGPDRPQEVSYTDIKVIGNGSFGVVYQARLIDSQEMVAIKKVLQDKRFKNRELQIMRKLDHCNIVRLRYFFYSSGEKKDEVYLNLVLDFVPETVYRVARHFNKAKSIIPVIYVKVYMYQLFRSLAYIHSQGVCHRDIKPQNLLVDPETAILKLCDFGSAKQLVRGEPNVSYICSRYYRAPELIFGATDYTANIDIWSAGCVLAELLLGQPIFPGDSGVDQLVEIIKVLGTPTREQIREMNPNYTEFKFPQIKAHPWTKVFKPRTPPEAITLCSHLLEYTPASRFSPLEACSHAFFDELRQPNTRLPSGRDLPVLFNFSSTELSIQPQLNSTLIPPHARSHTAASTHDVTGSDSSQHSSVPGSLNSI, encoded by the exons ATGAGCGGCAGCGGCCGGCCCAGGCCCAGCTCGTTTGCTGAGCCGCCAGGGGTGCCAGGAACTGCCGCTGCATGCGCCGGATCAGCCGCTGCCGTGGGGAGCAGCACAGGAAAGTCCGGGGTCTCGCAGGCCTCCGGTAGCAGCTCATCTGGATGCTCTAATCTGAAGCTTTCCA gAGACAGTGGAAAGGTGACGACAGTTGTGGCCACACCAGGTCAAGGACCGGACCGCCCACAGGAAGTATCCTACACCGACATAAAG GTAATAGGAAATGGGTCATTTGGTGTGGTTTACCAAGCTCGCCTCATTGACAGCCAAGAGATGGTTGCCATCAAAAAGGTTCTGCAGGATAAGAGGTTCAAG AATCGTGAACTACAGATCATGAGGAAGCTGGATCACTGCAACATTGTCAGACTACGTTACTTCTTCTATTCCAGTGGAGAGAAG AAAGATGAAGTGTATCTCAACCTGGTACTAGACTTCGTCCCTGAGACAGTCTACAGAGTTGCCCGGCATTTTAACAAGGCCAAGAGCATCATTCCTGTCATTTACGTGAAG GTCTACATGTATCAGTTGTTTCGCAGTCTGGCTTACATCCATTCACAAGGTGTGTGCCACCGAGACATCAAACCCCAAAACCTTCTTGTGGACCCAGAAACTGCTATCCTCAAGCTGTGTGACTTTGGCAG TGCCAAGCAACTGGTTCGTGGAGAGCCCAATGTGTCGTATATCTGCTCACGGTATTATCGCGCCCCTGAGCTCATCTTCGGTGCCACAGACTACACGGCAAACATTGACATCTGGTCGGCGGGCTGCGTACTGGCTGAACTGCTGCTTGGACAGCCCATCTTCCCTGGCGACAGTGGAGTGGACCAGCTGGTAGAGATTATCAAG GTTCTGGGAACCCCGACAAGGGAACAAATTCGAGAGATGAACCCAAATTACACCGAATTCAAGTTCCCTCAGATTAAGGCCCATCCGTGGACCAAG GTGTTTAAACCTCGCACTCCACCAGAAGCCATTACTCTCTGCTCCCATCTGCTGGAATACACACCGGCCTCCCGGTTCTCCCCGTTAGAAGCCTGTTCACATGCCTTCTTTGATGAGCTGCGTCAGCCCAACACGCGACTGCCCAGTGGCCGGGACTTGCCTGTGCTCTTCAACTTCAGCTCCACAG AGCTGTCAATCCAGCCCCAGCTAAACTCGACCCTCATTCCTCCTCACGCTCGCTCTCATACAGCCGCCTCCACTCACG ATGTTACTGGTTCAGACTCATCTCAACACAGTTCAGTACCAGGATCTCTTAACAGCATCTGA